A region from the Pogoniulus pusillus isolate bPogPus1 chromosome 13, bPogPus1.pri, whole genome shotgun sequence genome encodes:
- the MAFK gene encoding transcription factor MafK gives MTTNPKPNKALKVKEESGENAPVLSDDELVSMSVRELNQHLRGLTKEEVIRLKQRRRTLKNRGYAASCRIKRVTQKEELERQRVELQQEVEKLARENSSMKLELDALRSKYEALQTFARTVARGPITPTKVATTSVITIVKSAEISSSSVPFSAAS, from the exons ATGACGACTAATCCCAAACCGAACAAGGCATTAAAG GTAAAGGAGGAGTCGGGAGAGAATGCCCCAGTGCTGAGTGATGATGAACTCGTGTCAATGTCTGTACGGGAGCTGAACCAGCACCTGAGGGGGCTCACCAAAGAGGAGGTCATCCGTCTGAAGCAGCGAAGGCGCACACTGAAGAACCGAGGCTACGCTGCCAGCTGCCGCATCAAGCGCGTGACTCAGAAAGAGGAGCTAGAGAGGCAGCGGgttgagctgcagcaagaggtgGAGAAGCTGGCcagagaaaacagcagcatGAAGCTAGAGCTGGACGCCTTGCGCTCCAAGTACGAAGCACTCCAGACCTTTGCTCGTACTGTGGCGCGAGGGCCTATTACCCCAACCAAAGTTGCCACCACCAGTGTCATCACCATCGTGAAATCAGCCGAAATCTCATCCAGTTCTGTGCCGTTCTCAGCAGCGTCCTAG